A window of Exiguobacterium sp. Helios genomic DNA:
ATGCTTTGCAAATTAAGACTAACGATACACTCATCGAAGCAACACGTTCAACACTGCAAGCCGACTGGGAAGGGGCGATCGCGTGTTATATGACATCAAAGGATTAAATGAAGAGTGTGGGGTGTTCGGGATTTTCGGACAACCGGAAGCCTCGCAACTTGCGTATTATGGTCTTCACAGCTTACAACACCGGGGACAGGAAGGGGCAGGAATCGTCGCAAGCGACGGGAAACTGCTTCTGCCGCACCGCGGACAAGGACTCGTCACGGAAGTTTTTTCACAGGAAACACTGGATTCTTTATCCGGGCACCACGCCATCGGACATGTCCGCTATTCGACAGCCGGGGGAAATACGCTCGAAAATACACAACCGCTCCATTTTAAATCACGGACGGGCGACTTGGCGCTTGCGCACAACGGAAACCTCGTCAATGCTGATTCGTTAAAACATTTACTTGAAGCGGAAGGCGCCATTTTCCAAACGACGAGTGATACGGAAGTCGTCGCGCATCTCGTCAAACGGAGTAAGTTACCGACGCTTGAAGACCGGATTGCCGATAGTCTGGCGCGACTCGTCGGAGCGTTCGCTTTCCTGTTCTTAACGGAAGATACGTTGTACGTTGCCGTTGATCCACACGGTCTGCGTCCATTGTCGCTCGGTAAAACACCGGACGGCGGCATCGTCTTTTCATCTGAAACGTGTGCCTTTGATATTGTCGGTGCCGAGTTCATTCGCGATATCGAGCCTGGGGAGCTCGTAACGATCACAACGTCCGGCATGTCATCACGTCAGTATATGGAACCACATGAGCGGGCGATGTGTTCGATGGAATACATTTACTTTTCCCGTCCCGATTCGATGATTGATGGGGTCAACGTCCACACGGCACGAAAAGCACTTGGCAAAAAGATGTTCGAAGAAGCACCGGTCGAAGCAGACGTCGTCACCGGTGTGCCGGACTCGAGTATTTCGGCAGCCATCGGGTACGCGGAAGCGAGCGGCATTCCGTATGAAATGGGTTTGATCAAAAACCGTTATGTCGGTCGGACGTTCATTCAACCGTCGCAAGAATTGCGCGAACGCGGTGTCAAAATGAAACTATCGGCGCTGCGGGGAGTCGTTAACGGTAAACGGGTCAT
This region includes:
- the purF gene encoding amidophosphoribosyltransferase, with amino-acid sequence MLYDIKGLNEECGVFGIFGQPEASQLAYYGLHSLQHRGQEGAGIVASDGKLLLPHRGQGLVTEVFSQETLDSLSGHHAIGHVRYSTAGGNTLENTQPLHFKSRTGDLALAHNGNLVNADSLKHLLEAEGAIFQTTSDTEVVAHLVKRSKLPTLEDRIADSLARLVGAFAFLFLTEDTLYVAVDPHGLRPLSLGKTPDGGIVFSSETCAFDIVGAEFIRDIEPGELVTITTSGMSSRQYMEPHERAMCSMEYIYFSRPDSMIDGVNVHTARKALGKKMFEEAPVEADVVTGVPDSSISAAIGYAEASGIPYEMGLIKNRYVGRTFIQPSQELRERGVKMKLSALRGVVNGKRVIMVDDSIVRGTTSRRIVGLLREAGATEVHVRITAPPITNPCYYGIDTSSKDELISARLTPDEICREIGADSLEFLTVNGMVNAIDRPFEGPLKGQCTACFTGEYPTPIGTLELEAKL